A single genomic interval of Phocoena sinus isolate mPhoSin1 chromosome 15, mPhoSin1.pri, whole genome shotgun sequence harbors:
- the LOC116740834 gene encoding serum basic protease inhibitor-like isoform X2, with product MSRLCLSIALLVLLGTLVACTPGGKHKSRARDSRPAFCLEPHHMGPCRARKIRYFYNARSGHCDIFVYGGCFAKKNNFPTAQDCMKTCGGHVGTHREPANCALPKL from the exons ATGAGCCGGCTCTGCCTCTCCATCGCCCTCCTCGTCCTCCTGGGCACCCTGGTGGCCTGCACCCCGGGGGGTAAACACAAGAGCCGTGCCAGAG ATTCCCGGCCTGCCTTCTGCCTGGAACCTCATCACATGGGTCCCTGCAGGGCCCGGAAGATCAGGTACTTCTACAATGCCAGGTCCGGGCACTGCGACATCTTTGTATATGGCGGCTGCTTTGCAAAGAAGAACAACTTCCCAACAGCACAGGACTGCATGAAGACCTGCGGTGGTCATGTGGGGACCCACAG AGAACCTGCGAACTGTGCTCTCCCGAAACTCTGA
- the LOC116740834 gene encoding serum basic protease inhibitor-like isoform X3, which yields MSRLCLSIALLVLLGTLVACTPGGKHKSRARDSRPAFCLEPHHMGPCRARKIRYFYNARSGHCDIFVYGGCFAKKNNFPTAQDCMKTCGGHVGTHRTSGCSVL from the exons ATGAGCCGGCTCTGCCTCTCCATCGCCCTCCTCGTCCTCCTGGGCACCCTGGTGGCCTGCACCCCGGGGGGTAAACACAAGAGCCGTGCCAGAG ATTCCCGGCCTGCCTTCTGCCTGGAACCTCATCACATGGGTCCCTGCAGGGCCCGGAAGATCAGGTACTTCTACAATGCCAGGTCCGGGCACTGCGACATCTTTGTATATGGCGGCTGCTTTGCAAAGAAGAACAACTTCCCAACAGCACAGGACTGCATGAAGACCTGCGGTGGTCATGTGGGGACCCACAG GACAAGTGGCTGCAGTGTCCTGTGA
- the LOC116740834 gene encoding spleen trypsin inhibitor I-like isoform X1 — translation MSRLCLSIALLVLLGTLVACTPGGKHKSRARDSRPAFCLEPHHMGPCRARKIRYFYNARSGHCDIFVYGGCFAKKNNFPTAQDCMKTCGGHVGTHSVFPPRCLPGQVAAVSCETTH, via the exons ATGAGCCGGCTCTGCCTCTCCATCGCCCTCCTCGTCCTCCTGGGCACCCTGGTGGCCTGCACCCCGGGGGGTAAACACAAGAGCCGTGCCAGAG ATTCCCGGCCTGCCTTCTGCCTGGAACCTCATCACATGGGTCCCTGCAGGGCCCGGAAGATCAGGTACTTCTACAATGCCAGGTCCGGGCACTGCGACATCTTTGTATATGGCGGCTGCTTTGCAAAGAAGAACAACTTCCCAACAGCACAGGACTGCATGAAGACCTGCGGTGGTCATGTGGGGACCCACAG TGTCTTTCCTCCTCGCTGCCTCCCAGGACAAGTGGCTGCAGTGTCCTGTGAAACCACACACTGA